One Esox lucius isolate fEsoLuc1 chromosome 1, fEsoLuc1.pri, whole genome shotgun sequence genomic region harbors:
- the rbm7 gene encoding RNA-binding protein 7, whose product MGVADETDRTLFVGNLDPKVTEELLFELFLQAGPLYKVKIPKDNDGKQKAFGFVCFKHEVSVPYGMNLLNGATLFGRTLKIQFRAGSSHTNNPPNFQNKSPMNTPSPHGSGSRYDKSPDQMGSPSFSPPQHIQRSFSSPDSLQRQALMNNAWQLQMQQIQLQGLNGVIPACGNGLLGQPLQHQRGGGLCQQDSSSPRGSSHYSRDPHYSTGSDDTGSSRHHRSQRGDHYHHDNRSESGRSRDDRWRDSSRDSRWRRY is encoded by the exons ATGGGAGTAGCGGATGAGACTGACAGGACTCTCTTCGTTGGAAACCTGGATCCGAAAGTGACGGAGGAACTTTTATTCGAGCTATTTTTGCAG GCAGGACCTCTCTACAAAGTGAAAATCCCAAAAGATAATGATGGAAAACAGAAGGCTTTTGGATTTGTCTGTTTCAAACATGAGGTTTCCGTACCCTATGGCATGAACCTGCTCAATGGGGCAACTCTGTTTGGAAGAACTCTCAAAATCCAGTTCAGAGCAG gaaGCAGTCACACTAACAACCCTCCgaactttcaaaataaaagccctaTGAATACTCCAAGTCCACATGGGTCTGGGAGCAG GTATGACAAGAGCCCTGACCAGATGGGCTCCCCATCATTTTCACCCCCTCAGCACATCCAGAGGTCCTTCTCCTCGCCTGATAGTCTGCAGAGACAGGCCCTG atgaaTAACGCGTGGCAACTACAGATGCAGCAGATCCAACTCCAAGGGTTAAATGGAGTCATCCCAGCTTGTGGTAACGGGCTCCTGGGGCAGCCCCTACAGCATCAGCGTGGCGGTGGGCTCTGTCAACAAGACAGCTCCTCACCGAGAGGCAGCAGCCACTACAGCAGGGACCCGCACTACTCAACAGGCTCTGATGACACCGGCTCCAGTCGCCACCACCGCAGCCAGCGAGGTGACCATTATCACCATGACAACAGGAGTGAAAGTGGCCGCAGCAGAGATGACAGGTGGAGGGACAGCTCAAGAGATAGCCGATGGCGACGATACTAA